TACATCCTTTCTCGGTTCTATTTCTTTGCTTCATTTCCATTATCCTTTCAGCGAGTTTAGAGATGGAGAATGGGGGACTTCGGTGAGGGTATTGTTCGATGTAGGATGTTAGAGGACGATGGAAGGTTGATCCTAGTCAAAAGTCAGGTAGCGAGTGTGTGACGGAGAGGGTTACGGGTGATAGAAGGAAACTGAAGGGTTGGTTTGGATCAAGGGTATGTTAAAATGGAGGGCAGGCTTGCTTGTGGCTTAGCTGAAAGTGTTGGGAGGATGGTGCAATTAATGGCGGCTTCAAGCAAAGATGGAAGGTGTCGTATGGATTCAAAGGTGAAGGGAGGCTTTGGTTAGTGATAGAAAACACAACTCAAACAAGAATTACAAGATAAACACGTTGTTTATAAGCAGCTTATTTACTTACAACAAAAGCTGTTGAAAAATAGCTGTTTTATGGTAAGCAATTGCAGGAATAGTTTAAATTGTTGCATGGACCCTTGGATGTTGCATTTCCAAGAATTTCAACAAAGTCAACTAGCTCAAGAGGGAGAATAGACACCCAACTTCGACCGTAACCGAAAGAGGCAGCTGAAAATGGTTTGGTAAGAATGTGATTCACCTGAACAGATCCATCCTGATCAGACTTCTGGTGGGTGTCAGGGATGAATTTGAGCTAGAGGGTAGGTGCACATGTTGGccaaattgaaaacataatttattaaattgcatACGCtgagaaatataaaatttgtcattgCTATTAAGACACTTATAGTCATGATAAGAAGAACTGTACCCAAGAAATGTGCAATGCTATGACCGAAAGGTAAATTTGTGTTGATTAAAGGTATGTGTCAGAAGAAAACATTGGCGCCGCAAAGACAGGGAAAATTATAGTTTGGCTTGCTGTCAAAGAGCTTATCATAGGGGGAATTTCCATCAAGAATCTTCATGGCAACCTATTAATGAGGTATGTAGCAGAACAAAAGGCATGTAAAATTTAGTGGGATGGAAGCTTGGGCTAAAAGAGTAAGACTAAGTTCCATATATAATATACCTGTGATTATACTTTAGTACTTAATAAGAAGACAATGAACCgtaaaataagtaaagaaaataccaaaataaaagagagaacaGAAACCGAAACTCTCCACCCTAATTGGATTGCAATTCTTTCAGCTTACCCCCTAGTTGCCATTTGGCTGGCTTATGAAAAGTAATCATACCTGCTATAGGCTTTATTCATAATGAGCTCCTTCAAGGTtcctaatgtttttttttccctttacttttctttttgatgAGCTGGATCAATTCTGAAAATAATATGATGTTATCATTTGTCTCCCACCCGTGAAAGCATTTTGGAAATGAAAGATAATTGCACTTAAAACTGGTTTCAATTGACGAACCaagatatttgcattttgctTGAATGGAGGAAATTTAGGCAAGCATCTGTCACCAACGGTTCAACAATATCCCAATTGTGCTGAAAAAAATACGACTGATTTGTTACCCGATCCTGGAATTTTCAACGGACCTATTTTAAACATAGCATCATTGACTTCCTCCTTAGAAAGGGATTGGGAGAAGAGGTGCCTCATCTCGTTAGGGACTTTTGGTACATTTAGttcacgaatttttttttccaaattatttgTATCAACTATTTTAGGACCATTGcaaattctttgaaaataattgatgAAACAATTTGATAcgtctttttgttcttttaaaattttatcctcTTCATTTTTAGTCACAGAATGTATATTTCTAATCATTCTTTTATTGACGACAAGGTGAAAAATATCTAATATTTTTCTCGCATTTGATGATTCGGTTTGCGCTTAACATCTATTCAAGTTCAAGGACATCCTCACGTTTCAACCTTAAAACTTCCCCATACCTTAGTGAATTCTCATCCTAGAGGTTCTCTTGTGCTGCTtccaattgtttttatttttattttgagagaGAATATTTCCAATTTCTTTGAATAACCATTGTTTTCTCACGAGAATATTTTCTATGGcataatctttattttaaaaatttatggtataaatatttaaatcatataattaaagctaaattcattttgttatttatttaatatttagcatacttttcaatttaatcgcTTGATCcaagttcaaccaatcaaatTCTTTAAACTCATTAGAATTTGGTCCACCCACACAATGTAGACCGAGTATTATTTTATTGCAAGTTTTAACGTTGAATGTTTAGTTTATTAAACAACTACAGAGgataataaatattctttttctcAAACCTAGGTTATTCACGGGGGTCTCAACATCCCGCGAAAgctataataaatattactaaaatttagaaaattatatgtctaaaatataaatacatcaaattaagagtattaaataaataaaattatatattgcgATGTTGTATATTAATGATTTTGATTTAGTTTAATGCATAATTTGATATTCGAGTTTGATActtctttttaccaaaaataaaaatatgtcaaatttaagtatcaaatgacacatcaatttttatttttaatattttatataaaattttaaaggataaatatcaaaattatatatgatatttgacGAATGCGTAATGTCATAtgtgaattttgatttgtataattttatacatcGACACCATTTTACGTTGACATAATAtagaaacaaataattatattattttaatataaaataaataaatttatttatttaaacatgtacaattaaatcaaaattaaaatttcatgtgtatatataaatcacaattcaaatttcataattgtactaaattaaaattcatatatcaaaatataaaatttatcctaattttaaataaacaaaatttgttgttataggtattaatttatttatttttgctacaGCTCCATGGTTTGAAGTCATAAGCCTCTTTGATAGTCAATCTCAGCTCAGCCCACCACTGATAGGTATTGCCGACGCGTTTCTTACATCATAGCATCATTGATCATCGACAGGGCCATTGTGTTTGAAAATTCTGCAGGGAAGAAGACGAACGATGAATCCAACGCAAGCGAGAGCGGCTGAATAATTTAAAGCTCGGAGTCTAAAGAGCTTAAATAATTAGCGGTAGGTTTGATTCTTTTCATCAagtctttataatttataaaaagttaaaagtcatTGCTACTTTCTCTGTGTTGCTTTCTTGTTTTGAATGTTTCTTTGAAAACGACATTTATATCATAGGAGATTGGATGTTACATTTTTTTCCCAATGACTTCGacttttttttgctttgtttttaagTAAGAAGCAATGGACTTGCATGTTTCAATATATCATACAAATTCAATTGGCGGGCTCCAGCTATTTTGTAACAAAACAAACCATCCTGTGGTACTAAGCTTTTTCTTGATCTCATCTATTCAAGTCCTAGCTAAACAACATTGACTTTGGCATCGTTTACCTCTGTTGCATGTAGCAATAAAGGGACATGAAAGGCCAAGATTTTTATTCTAATCCCACTGGGACTATTTGCAACTTTTTTAGATCCATTCAAAGTAGTTCATATCttaccttttcttctttttaccatATAGATTATGTTCTCATTTGAATATAAGGAAGTTGCTTCATGAATTGCGAATTGGTTGATGTCAAATGGATGTTGTTCTATGTTATGCAAATTTAGAAACAGAAACCAAATAATTTCCTGGTCTTTTACTCTTGAACTCTCTGAAGCCTTTGGTTGATCTCGCAAATGGGTTCAGCCGTTTGGTTATTTTTGGTAGTGGTTCTTTTTCATATCTATATCGTTGCAGCTGAAACAGACCCTGATGATAGTAAGTTTGCCTCTAATCActacttattttgttttcttatagcGTAGTTTCTGTTGGTTCTTTTGGTTTGATTTGGAAATATGTGATTGATTATCTATACATGCTAACCAAGTTTCTTAACTAGCAAAGATGATATTTTCGTGAAGATTAGTGGTTAAGTCGAGCAGATGAGGATATAGGATCACTTATGTTCGCCTAAATGCCAATATTATTCTTCCTTTGCTTGCAAATAGACTCAGAACTGAATCAAGGAAGTTAGTCAAACCTTTTGGGATGGTGAGgggtttttctaattttatgaGAATGGTTTTGACTCTAAATGTTTGAAGCCTTGCAGTTTTTTGGTCTGGGCTCTGGGGTCTACCCGTTGAAGAATCCACTATCATAAGATGTCTATGTCtgatttaaattaacaaatctATTTGTATTCCTCCAATTTCATGGAAATATATGTCAAATGATTTGGAATTGCTACCTCAGAATTGAGCTTTGGTTCTGATCAAAGGGGAACTGTTTGTGCAGATAGTTCGCTAAGAGCTGTCATGAGTGAGTGGAAAAATGTACCATCTAATTGGGGGAGAGGGGATCCTTGTGATGATAAATGGGTTGGAATTGGGTGCACTGGTTCACGTGTGACCTCACTGTAAGTCGTTGGTGCTTccacttttaaaaatattgtttagcTTGGGTCTTCCAGCTTTGTGATCTTCCTAACATCTTTTCTGTTTCAGAAATCTGCCAAACATGAAATTGGAGGGACGGCTGGTAGGAGATATATTCTTCCTATCTGAGTTAAAAGAATTGTAGGTCCTTTTGCCTACTACCtgcttcttcttttgtttttggatACAAGGGATGTGCTAATTCTTGTAGACccacaaataaaattaaattttgtttctttcatttctttcaatGAATGCTATAtccatttttttgtgaattagTTAGATGCAGTAGTGTTCACGGTTATGGTTAGTATAACATCTTTGATTTGGCTTCATTTTTCAGGGATCTATCTTACAACAAAGGTCTCAGGGGAATTCTTCCACCAGCGGTTCAAAACTTAAAGAAGCTAGAAAACTTGTAAGGGGATCTATTTCCTGACAAAGCATCAACGGGAAGCAAATTTCTTTAtgcatttttcttaaaagatcttttttttttctgtttaacTTTTTTTCCTGAATGGCAGAATCTTGGTTGGTTGTGGTTTCTCCGGTCAGATTCCCGATACAATAGGATCTTTGCCGCAGCTGAGGATCCTGTAAGAATTTGATCTTCAATACTTATTCCTCTAAAGTGACTAACAATTTCATTTGGATTCTTTCCATGCATTATTAGTATTAAGTGAAGGACATAACCTTGGTAAAACTTCTATTTGAGGCTCCCTGATTGTTGGCTGTataatgttttctatttattattcttttacatCTATTAATCAGATTACTTTCATGCTGGCCAATATTCCCTGCAGATCTCTAAATTCTAATGCCTTCTCTGGGAATATTCCACCATCCAttggtaatttatcaactcTTAATTGGTTAGATATGGCTGACAACCAACTTGAAGGAGAAATTCCAGTCTCGAACGGATCCACTACACCAGGGCTTGACTGGTTGATTCATACCAAGCACTTGTATgtcatttttctttgtattttatgTATGTTTAGATGGGTTTTTTTTTGCCAATATTCTATTTCTTCATATAGTAATGATGTTCTCCATTATCGACAGCCATTTCGGGTTGAATAAACTCTCTGGTCCAATTCCAAGAAAACTTTTCAGTTCAGATATGACTCTGATACATGTGTAAGTTCTATTTGGTTTTCTATCAAGTAGTTTCAGCAACTAGAGAAAAAGGCACATTTTCAGGACAAATTTCTTCTATAAATGTTGATTTCTCTGTCAGCAGTCCATGCATAATAGGGTACTTCATATTTGACGCCATCCTTTCAAAGGAGAGAGGGACATAAATTTTTTCTCTCGTTTCTGCTCCTTCTGCATTCATTAACTGTGTACATTTGAAACAATTGATTTCTCATCTCTGTGCCAGGCTGTTTGAAAACAACATGCTCTCTGGGCCTCTTCCTTTGACCCTTGGGCTTGTGAAAACTCTGGAGGTGGTGTGAGTATCTAGACCAAGTACTTGATTGACTTAATGTCAAGGTTTTAGATGGAAGATTATTTTGTACCGGGTTTTTgacaattaataaatttattgtgTTGGTACAGGCGCTTTGACAACAATTCACTAGAGGGGGATCTTCCATTGAATCTCAACAACCTTACAAGAGTTCAAGATCTGTAAGCTATGAGCATAAAAAGCTGATAGTTTTCTGCACTTGTTTATGGAGGTCAGAAGGGAACTATTATCCTCTCTTAATTGAGACCATTTGGTGTTAATTTTCAGGTATTTGTCCAACAACAAGCTGACTGGGCCTCTGCCTAACCTTACTGGCATGAGCAGCTTGAACACGTTGTAAGTACAAATGCTTTAATGAGTATTTAGTCTTCTCAAACTGCACTTGTCGTCTTATTTTTGTTCCTTGCATATGTTTAGGTGTATCCGAGTGATATTTGGCTTATCAATTATCATGGTCGTCTTGTTTAATAACagtagatatttttattatcattgcTAATCTTTGTTCTATTGCATAATGTGCAGATACTTGAGTAATAATAGTTTTGATTCATCAGATGTTCCTTCATGGTTTCCGACCCTGCTGTCCTTAACAACATTGTATTTCCTCTCTCTCAGCCTCTTGTTCTTCATCTACTGACAAAGATGCATGAAAGTTAACTGAAGATTGAAATCATATTAATTGTTTCAAGTGTAGaacaaaaattcttttaagcatttccaccattttctcttaaaattatattagtcTAAAGAATGCTTAAAGATAGTGCTTGTCTGGGAATTGTAACATTAAAACTTTCGTTCTCACTAGTATTTTTCTGTAGTTGGGAGagtaatcaattcatttgtgtGGCAGAATGATGGAAAGTACTCAACTTAAAGGTCAAATTCCTGCCTCATTCTTTAATCTTCCACAATTGCAGACTGTGTAAGTATGCTTGACCTTACACATTGTACTGGAAAATGAGGATCCCAAACAAAAAATTGTCACATTTAGGAAATGATCATTGGActttttccccctttttctGTTATACTGTTGACAGGGTACTAAAACAAAATGAACTTGATGGTTCCTTTGATATTGGCCCAAGCTTTAGCAACCAGCTGCAGATCATAAATTTGCAGGGTAATTCCATTACGAGTTTCAATAACACTGGCGGACCTATCAGTTTTGACATAGTGTAAGCTGGAATCATTTAGTGTATCTTTTATTTGCTGAATTACTAGGCTTATATTCTTACACGCCTTGGAAGCTGGATTATCTGTAGATAGATATAGTTGATGTTAAAGATTATTAGTATACCTTTTGACATCACTGAAGTTCTTTCTGCCAATTTCTGCAGACTTGTAGACAATCCAGTGTGCCAGGAGACAGGAGCAGGAGCAAACGATTACTGTAGCTTACCCCAACCAGACTCCTCGTCTGTGTATACAACCGCTCCAATGAACTGTGTTCCTAATTCATGTGGTTCTGGTCAAATTTCCAGCCCCAGATGCATATGCGCGTATCCATATACAGGAACACTACAATTCAGAGGCCTTTACTTCTCGAACTTGCGAAATGGAACTCCATATGAAAGTCTTGAACAGAATTTGACACAGTTCTTCCGGTTCCCTGAATTACTTGTGGATACTGTTTCACTAAGTAATCCACGGATGGATCAACATCTGTATCTTCTTTTGGACCTTTATTTATTTCCATATGGCCAAGATAGGTTCAATACATCTGGAATTTCGAAGATTGCATCTGCCTTTAGCAGTCAGGATTACAAGCCGCCTGAACAGTACTTTGGACCTTATGTTTTCACTGGTGCTGAATATGAGTACTTTTCTGGTAATGCATATGCAATAGAACTAAAATGAATacaaaaatttctatttatttagaTTCATTTTTTTCCATGCATATGTGCTATATCATCTAGATGGACCTGCACACTCAAACAAATCAAGTGCTGGCATCGCAATAGGAGCAGCAGTTGGTGCTTCAGTGCTTTTTATACTATTAGTGGTTGCTGGGATTTATGCTTATCGTCAGAGGAAGAGAGCAGACAGAGCAACCAAAGAGAGCAACCCTTTTGGTATGATAATTCTTTCATTTAGTCCTTTCCTGTTTGATTGTATGGAATATCTGAGGTACTGATCCTCCTCCATGAAAACATAGCACACTGGGATCCTAAGAAGAGCAGTGGTAGCATTCCTCAGTTAAAAGGAGCAAGATGCTTCTCTTTTGAAGAGCTTAAGAAGTACACCAAAAAATTTTCAGAAGCCAATGATATTGGATCGGGGGGTTATGGAAAGGTTTGTTTTGACTCGTATTCTCTCTGCATTGCATATATGCTTATCAAAAACATGCATGCTAGAGGTGGTCTCACATGCACTGTTTCACATCATGTGCAAGACATATTGAAATTTGTAACTTATTGCGAATCGTGATCAAGACAACAGAGAATACGGTCAAATAGGCACATTTATGGGCGCatgatttcaaaaaatataatgaagTATATATATCTGAAAGAAATAGTCATTTTATTCTATGTTgctcttcatttttttgaagTATT
This sequence is a window from Gossypium raimondii isolate GPD5lz chromosome 5, ASM2569854v1, whole genome shotgun sequence. Protein-coding genes within it:
- the LOC105770105 gene encoding leucine-rich repeat receptor protein kinase HPCA1; the protein is MGSAVWLFLVVVLFHIYIVAAETDPDDNSSLRAVMSEWKNVPSNWGRGDPCDDKWVGIGCTGSRVTSLNLPNMKLEGRLVGDIFFLSELKELDLSYNKGLRGILPPAVQNLKKLENLILVGCGFSGQIPDTIGSLPQLRILSLNSNAFSGNIPPSIGNLSTLNWLDMADNQLEGEIPVSNGSTTPGLDWLIHTKHFHFGLNKLSGPIPRKLFSSDMTLIHVLFENNMLSGPLPLTLGLVKTLEVVRFDNNSLEGDLPLNLNNLTRVQDLYLSNNKLTGPLPNLTGMSSLNTLYLSNNSFDSSDVPSWFPTLLSLTTLMMESTQLKGQIPASFFNLPQLQTVVLKQNELDGSFDIGPSFSNQLQIINLQGNSITSFNNTGGPISFDIVLVDNPVCQETGAGANDYCSLPQPDSSSVYTTAPMNCVPNSCGSGQISSPRCICAYPYTGTLQFRGLYFSNLRNGTPYESLEQNLTQFFRFPELLVDTVSLSNPRMDQHLYLLLDLYLFPYGQDRFNTSGISKIASAFSSQDYKPPEQYFGPYVFTGAEYEYFSDGPAHSNKSSAGIAIGAAVGASVLFILLVVAGIYAYRQRKRADRATKESNPFAHWDPKKSSGSIPQLKGARCFSFEELKKYTKKFSEANDIGSGGYGKVYRGTLPTGELVAIKRAQQGSMQGGLEFKTEIELLSRVHHKNVVSLLGFCFERGEQMLVYEYIPNGSLSDSLSGKSGIRLDWPRRLKIALGAAKGVAYLHELANPPIIHRDIKSTNILLDERLNAKVADFGLSKPMGDSEKGHVSTQVKGTMGYLDPEYYMTQQLTEKSDVYSFGVLMLEIITARRPIERGKYIVREMRMSMDKTKSLYNLQQILDPAIGFGTSSKGLERFVELAMRCVEESGADRPTMGEVVKEIENIMQMDGMNPNAESASSSATYEDATKGADLHPYDNESFAYSGAFPHSAAKIEPH